GGGCGCTTGGCGCCGACATGTTCCTGGCCAACGGATTCTTCCCCGACGGCGTGCTGACCATAAGAGCGATGAAGGCCCTGGACTACAATCCCAAGGTGATTCTGCAGGCAATAGGTACGCTCATCCCAGAGTGGGTGACGCAACTGGGGCCTGACGGCGACTACGTGGTCTCGGGGACGGCCATCCACCACAAGCTTCCCTATCCCGGCATCGCCGAGCTGAACCAGGTCGCCCGCGAACGGTGGAACCTGAAGTGGGCGCCGCTGTACTTCCTGTTCGGCTATGCCTGGGCCCAGTTGTTGCAGCAAGCCGTGGAAGGGGCCAAGAGCCTCAGCCATGCCGTGCTGGTGCGGTATATGCGTGAGACAACGTTTAAGACCGTCGCCGGGGAGTTGCGCTTCGACGAGAGGGGGTTGCCGGCACCGTACGAGTACGCGACGCAGGTGATCAACGGTGAGGTGGAGCTGATCTGGCCGCCCGGGCGCCGCTCGGCGCAGCCGGTCTACCCCAAACCGCCCTGGAGGCGGTAGTCCGCTCGTGGCCCAATTGCTCCAGGCGCTGGCCACCGGGCTCCTGACTGGCACTGTCTACGCGCTCCTGGGGGCCGGGTTCAGCCTGATCTGGGGCGTTGCGCATGTCATCAACATCGTCCACCCGGCGCTGGCAGTGGGGGCGGCATATGCGGTCTACCTGCTGGCGGCGCACGGCGTGGATCCCCTGGCCAGCCTGGCCGTGGTGGTGCCGCTCTTCTTCCTAGTGGGTGTCGGCTTCCACGAAGGGGTCATCCGCCCCGCCGCCCGGCGGGGCGGTGACCTGGTGCTGGTCTCCATGGTGCTGACCTTCGGGCTGGCCGCCGCGCTGGAGAACGTCCTGGCCGCGGTCTGGGGACCCGGGCCACGGGTGGTCAACGTAGCCTATACCGGCCGGGCGGTGCAGCTGGGCGGATTGGCCCTGCCGATTACACACCTGGCCGGCGCTGGCCTGGCCGCGGTGACAATCGCGGCACTGTACCTGTTTCTCCACAGGACATTCCCGGGCAAAGCTGTGCGTGCGGTCTGGCAGAATCCTGAGGGTGCCGCGCTTTGCGCCATCAATCTCCGCCAGGTCACAAGCCTCACCTACGGCCTGGCCATTGCTTCAGCCGGCGTGGCCGGTGTGGCCCTGGCCCTGATCTACAGCTTCTCCCCTGCGTCCCACCTGATGTGGCTCGTGTTCGTCTTCCTGGTAGTAATCGTGGGTGGAGTTGGCAGCCTGGTCGGCGCGGTGGTGGCCGGTATGCTGGTAGGGGCATTGACCAATCTCAGCACGCTGGTCATCCCCTTCGCCTGGGCGCCATTCCTCCTGTTTGCCTCGCTGGGTATCCTGCTGCTGTTGCGGCCGACGGGGTTGTTTAGACGATGAGGCGGGCGGTAGCTGCCGGCCTGGTGGCGGCCCTGCTCATCCTCCCCTGGGTGGGTACAGGGGAGTACCCGCTGGCGTTGCTGTACTCCACCTTCATGTACGCTGCGGTGGCGGTGGCCTGGAACGTTATTGGCGGGTTCGCAGGGTACCTGAGCTTTGGCCATGCCGCCTTCTTCGGTCTCGGTGGCTACACTACCGGATTTTTCCTGGTCCGGGCCGGGCTCTCGCCGTTCCTCACCGCACCGCTTGGCGCCGCGGTTGCGGCGGTGTTTGCCGCCCTGGCCGGGTACCCATGCCTGCGCCTGCGCGGCCCGTACTTCGCCGTGGTCACCATGATTCTGGGCCTGGCGGTGCGCGCCGTCGTCCTCAACCTCCCGTGGACCGGCGCGGCAGAGGGATTGTGGATGACACTCCCGCCGTGGGAGCCGCTGGTGGCGCGGCGTGCCTTCTACTACGCCATGCTGGCTGTGGCCCTGGTCACCGCTCTGGCCGGGCGGGCTGTGCGCCTGGGGAAGATGGGTGTTGGCCTGGAGGCGATTCGCGAGGATGAGGAGGCAGCGCAGAGCATCGGCGTCCCGGTGGTGCGGCTGAAGATGAGTGCATTGATCCTCAGCGCCGGACTGACCGGTCTGGTCGGAGGCATCTACGCCTACGACCGCTCCTACATCCATCCTGACTTCATGTTCGACCTCCACCTCTCAGTGCTGGCCGTGCTCATGGCGCTGCTGGGGGGACGGCAGTCCTGGGCCGGTCCGATCCTGGGTGCGGTGGTGGTGCGGCTGGTGGATGAGCTCCTCACTGTTCGGGTGGGGACCGAGGCTGCGCGCATCATCTTCGGCCTGGGGCTGGCCCTGGTGATCGTGCTGCTCCCCGAGGGGTTGCTGCCGCACCTGGAGCGGCTTCGGCGGCGCGCCCCCCGGCCGCCTGCGGCTGTCCCGGCAGCGGAGGCGCGGCCCTAAGTGCCATGCTACGGGTCAGTGGCGTCTCCAAGCGCTTCGGTGGCCTGGTGGTGTTGCGCTCGGTGAGCTTCCAGGTAGATGAGGGGGCCATCGTTGGCCTGATCGGTCCCAACG
The genomic region above belongs to Armatimonadota bacterium and contains:
- a CDS encoding branched-chain amino acid ABC transporter permease — protein: MAQLLQALATGLLTGTVYALLGAGFSLIWGVAHVINIVHPALAVGAAYAVYLLAAHGVDPLASLAVVVPLFFLVGVGFHEGVIRPAARRGGDLVLVSMVLTFGLAAALENVLAAVWGPGPRVVNVAYTGRAVQLGGLALPITHLAGAGLAAVTIAALYLFLHRTFPGKAVRAVWQNPEGAALCAINLRQVTSLTYGLAIASAGVAGVALALIYSFSPASHLMWLVFVFLVVIVGGVGSLVGAVVAGMLVGALTNLSTLVIPFAWAPFLLFASLGILLLLRPTGLFRR
- a CDS encoding ABC transporter substrate-binding protein, yielding ALGADMFLANGFFPDGVLTIRAMKALDYNPKVILQAIGTLIPEWVTQLGPDGDYVVSGTAIHHKLPYPGIAELNQVARERWNLKWAPLYFLFGYAWAQLLQQAVEGAKSLSHAVLVRYMRETTFKTVAGELRFDERGLPAPYEYATQVINGEVELIWPPGRRSAQPVYPKPPWRR
- a CDS encoding branched-chain amino acid ABC transporter permease, producing the protein MRRAVAAGLVAALLILPWVGTGEYPLALLYSTFMYAAVAVAWNVIGGFAGYLSFGHAAFFGLGGYTTGFFLVRAGLSPFLTAPLGAAVAAVFAALAGYPCLRLRGPYFAVVTMILGLAVRAVVLNLPWTGAAEGLWMTLPPWEPLVARRAFYYAMLAVALVTALAGRAVRLGKMGVGLEAIREDEEAAQSIGVPVVRLKMSALILSAGLTGLVGGIYAYDRSYIHPDFMFDLHLSVLAVLMALLGGRQSWAGPILGAVVVRLVDELLTVRVGTEAARIIFGLGLALVIVLLPEGLLPHLERLRRRAPRPPAAVPAAEARP